One part of the Raphanus sativus cultivar WK10039 chromosome 7, ASM80110v3, whole genome shotgun sequence genome encodes these proteins:
- the LOC108817347 gene encoding uncharacterized protein LOC108817347, which produces MQPTEATRPATAEQSRRLKDELSESMSFSSQMKKEDEELSVKALSAFKAKEDEIEKKKMEIRERVLAQLGRVEDETKRLALIREELEGFADPMRKEVTLIRKKIDSLDKEIKPLGNTVQKKEVEYKDALEAFNEKNKEKVELITKLQELEGESEKMRLKKLEELSKNIDLTKG; this is translated from the exons GACGGCGGAACAGAGCCGGCGACTAAAGGATGAGCTATCGGAGAGCATGAGCTTCAGCAGCCAAATGAAGAAGGAAGACGAGGAGCTGTCGGTGAAAGCTCTGTCGGCGTTCAAGGCGAAAGAAGATGAgatcgagaagaagaagatggagatcaGAGAACGAGTTTTAGCTCAGCTAGGCCGTGTTGAAGACGAGACCAAGCGTCTCGCTTTGATCCGCGAG GAACTTGAAGGATTTGCTGATCCCATGAGGAAGGAAGTAACTTTGATCCGGAAGAAGATTGATTCTCTCGATAAAGAGATTAAACCATTGGGGAATACTGTTCAGAAAAAG GAAGTAGAGTACAAGGATGCACTTGAAGCATTTAATGAAAAGAACAAGGAGAAGGTGGAGCTGATCACCAAGCTACAGGAG TTGGAGGGAGAGAGCGAGAAAATGAGATTAAAGAAGCTGGAAGAGCTAAGCAAGAACATTGATCTAACCAAAGGTTAG